In Panacibacter ginsenosidivorans, the following proteins share a genomic window:
- a CDS encoding response regulator transcription factor, giving the protein MNRMIHIIEDDVDILNILNIFFKRKGYKVIADFNGNDLDLLDEPCPEVYLIDINLIGKSGLDICKQIKKECSHVPVVLMSANTQLEMMARECKADAFIAKPFDMNTILSTVNSVVA; this is encoded by the coding sequence ATGAACAGAATGATCCACATTATAGAAGATGATGTTGATATACTCAACATCTTAAATATTTTTTTTAAAAGAAAAGGTTACAAAGTAATAGCGGACTTTAACGGAAACGATCTTGATCTTTTAGACGAACCGTGCCCGGAAGTTTATCTTATAGATATTAATCTTATTGGCAAAAGCGGTCTTGATATCTGCAAACAAATAAAGAAGGAATGCAGTCATGTACCTGTTGTATTAATGTCTGCCAATACCCAATTGGAAATGATGGCAAGGGAATGCAAAGCAGATGCTTTTATAGCCAAACCATTTGACATGAACACTATTTTATCTACAGTAAATTCTGTTGTTGCATAA
- a CDS encoding formimidoylglutamase, translating into MQHFKIYNRQDLLSLTRLRRFETKLGERLQVVNNINDIDRSLNESTAKFVIIGVPEDIGVKANLGLGGADTAWIPFLQAFLNIQSNDFLPGDDILLLGHFDFSDMCLVIEENAGSHEEKIEAYRHAGHAIDDEVEHVVKLITAHKKIPIVIGGGHNNAYGCIKGAAKGLYKAGIIPLAQINAINLDAHADYRPLEGRHSGNGFRYADEDGYLEKYCVIGLHENYIPQNCWIDIVNDPFIDVITYEDIFLHEKRNFIQAIAHATGFTEDSYCGLELDLDSIQHTLSSAATPVGITALHARQYVSFAASDTKVAYLHICEGASRLSDGRSDNSTGKLISYLVSDFVKAVDVLE; encoded by the coding sequence ATGCAGCATTTTAAAATATATAACAGGCAGGACCTGCTTTCCCTTACACGCCTCCGAAGATTTGAAACCAAACTGGGAGAACGTTTGCAGGTAGTAAATAATATAAACGATATTGACAGGTCACTCAACGAATCAACTGCAAAATTTGTAATCATCGGTGTACCTGAAGATATAGGTGTTAAAGCAAATCTTGGCCTTGGAGGAGCAGATACGGCCTGGATACCTTTTCTGCAGGCTTTCTTAAATATTCAAAGCAATGATTTTTTGCCCGGCGACGATATATTGTTGCTCGGGCATTTTGATTTTAGTGATATGTGTCTTGTGATTGAAGAGAACGCCGGCAGCCATGAAGAAAAAATAGAAGCATACCGCCATGCAGGTCACGCTATTGATGATGAAGTGGAGCATGTGGTGAAACTTATAACAGCGCATAAAAAAATCCCCATTGTTATTGGTGGTGGACACAACAATGCGTATGGTTGCATAAAAGGTGCAGCAAAAGGTCTGTATAAAGCCGGTATAATTCCACTGGCACAGATCAATGCCATTAATCTGGATGCGCATGCCGATTATCGTCCACTGGAAGGAAGACATAGCGGTAATGGTTTCCGCTATGCAGATGAAGATGGATATCTTGAAAAGTATTGCGTAATTGGTTTACACGAAAATTATATTCCACAAAATTGCTGGATAGATATTGTGAACGATCCTTTCATCGATGTGATTACCTATGAAGATATTTTTCTCCACGAAAAAAGAAATTTTATACAGGCAATTGCCCACGCCACGGGCTTTACAGAAGATTCTTACTGCGGTCTCGAACTTGATCTTGATAGTATTCAACATACACTCAGCAGTGCAGCCACACCTGTTGGCATTACCGCATTACATGCAAGGCAATATGTAAGTTTTGCCGCCAGCGATACAAAAGTTGCTTATCTCCATATCTGCGAAGGCGCAAGCCGTTTAAGCGATGGAAGATCAGATAACAGCACCGGGAAACTCATCAGTTATCTTGTCAGCGATTTTGTAAAAGCAGTTGATGTATTGGAGTAG
- a CDS encoding cation:proton antiporter domain-containing protein produces MHISSELVLIIIASVVVVSYLFSIASNYIKIPSVLLLLATGIIVRVIAVQQHWALPLPEQLTEMLGAVGLIMIVLEAGLDLKLGREKIPLIRNSFLAALFIFILSLAGIGAALYYVLHEPLLNCIVYAIPLSIMSSSIVIPSLHQLTQAKKEFLIYEASFSDIIGILVFNYFIGEKILTLISVGAFFLNIIISVMLSLLFSVLLFLILTKAKTTVKFFLIFALLIILYEGGKMMGLPSLIIILVFGLLMNNWHLVNIPRIANMFPKEKVEETTHLLHSLTAESSFLIRTFFFILFGFSIDLNLIASSEVIMIGSGIVVVLLITRFFYLRFFLRESVYPEVVFIPRGLITILLFYKIPATLELKNFNDGILFFVILVTSLIMMMGMFFYKKRDKDIVSDELLIN; encoded by the coding sequence ATGCATATTTCTTCAGAACTTGTTTTGATCATTATTGCTTCGGTGGTTGTAGTGTCTTATCTTTTCTCAATTGCTTCTAATTATATAAAAATTCCTTCCGTACTCTTGTTGCTGGCAACTGGAATTATAGTACGTGTCATCGCAGTTCAACAGCATTGGGCACTTCCTTTACCCGAGCAGCTTACGGAAATGCTTGGCGCCGTTGGTTTGATAATGATAGTGCTGGAAGCCGGCCTGGATCTTAAACTTGGAAGAGAGAAAATCCCGCTTATACGAAATTCGTTTCTTGCCGCATTGTTCATTTTTATTTTATCGCTTGCCGGTATTGGTGCTGCATTGTATTATGTATTGCATGAACCCTTACTGAACTGCATCGTATATGCTATTCCACTTTCCATCATGAGCAGTTCTATTGTTATACCAAGCCTGCACCAGCTTACACAGGCGAAGAAAGAATTTCTTATTTATGAAGCTTCCTTCTCTGATATCATTGGTATATTGGTATTCAACTATTTTATCGGTGAAAAAATTCTTACACTTATCTCAGTGGGTGCATTCTTCCTTAACATTATTATATCGGTAATGCTTTCTTTACTTTTTTCCGTATTATTATTTCTTATTCTTACAAAAGCAAAAACAACCGTAAAATTCTTCCTGATCTTTGCCTTATTGATCATTCTTTATGAGGGTGGCAAAATGATGGGTCTTCCATCGCTCATTATTATTTTGGTCTTTGGTTTGCTGATGAATAACTGGCACCTCGTAAATATTCCCCGTATTGCCAATATGTTCCCTAAAGAAAAGGTAGAAGAAACTACACATCTGCTGCATTCACTTACTGCTGAAAGCTCTTTTCTGATCCGCACTTTTTTCTTTATACTCTTTGGTTTTTCCATAGACCTGAATTTGATTGCTTCTTCTGAAGTTATCATGATCGGTAGCGGGATAGTGGTGGTATTGCTTATTACCCGTTTCTTTTACCTGCGCTTCTTTTTAAGAGAAAGTGTATACCCGGAAGTGGTGTTCATTCCGCGTGGTTTGATAACTATTTTGTTATTTTATAAAATTCCTGCTACATTAGAACTGAAGAACTTTAACGATGGCATTTTATTCTTTGTTATTCTTGTTACCAGCCTTATTATGATGATGGGCATGTTCTTCTATAAAAAAAGAGATAAAGACATTGTATCTGACGAATTATTAATCAACTAA
- the pdhA gene encoding pyruvate dehydrogenase (acetyl-transferring) E1 component subunit alpha, with translation MQTVTVIKPSEKMDTDHGQKLLYQMMLIRRFEEKSAELYTKEKIRGFLHLYVGEEAVAVGVINILSVEDNILCTYREHGHALARGVNAGAIMAEMYGKMEGCSRGRGGSMHLFDAKTKFYGGNAIVGGHLAMAVGMALASKKQKKNNITVCFFGEGAAAEGEFHEAMNLAALWSVPVLFVCENNLYAMGTAIRYSHSIIEIEKKGAAYGIETAVVDGMDVLAVEQATKVAVEKIKTTGKPCFLVCNTYRFRAHSMFDAELYREKSEVEEWKKRDPIPKLQQQLLIENLVTTNDIEAINKSVEDEVQKAVDFAEAGTWEPVEELIKFVYSEKQNLK, from the coding sequence ATGCAAACTGTAACAGTCATAAAACCTTCTGAAAAAATGGATACAGATCACGGTCAAAAATTACTTTACCAGATGATGCTGATTCGTCGTTTCGAAGAGAAGAGTGCAGAATTATATACCAAAGAAAAGATACGTGGCTTCCTGCATTTGTATGTGGGTGAAGAAGCCGTTGCAGTTGGTGTGATCAATATTTTGTCTGTAGAAGATAATATACTCTGTACTTATCGTGAACATGGACATGCGCTGGCGAGAGGTGTTAATGCCGGAGCTATCATGGCGGAAATGTATGGCAAGATGGAAGGCTGCAGCCGTGGACGTGGCGGCTCTATGCACTTGTTTGATGCAAAGACAAAATTTTATGGAGGCAACGCCATTGTAGGCGGGCACCTTGCAATGGCGGTTGGTATGGCGCTGGCTTCTAAAAAGCAAAAGAAAAACAATATCACTGTTTGTTTCTTCGGAGAAGGTGCAGCAGCAGAAGGTGAATTTCATGAGGCCATGAATCTTGCTGCATTATGGAGTGTACCTGTATTATTCGTGTGCGAAAATAACTTGTATGCCATGGGCACTGCTATTCGTTATTCGCATTCCATAATTGAAATTGAAAAGAAAGGCGCCGCTTACGGAATAGAAACAGCAGTGGTAGATGGCATGGATGTATTAGCCGTTGAACAGGCTACAAAAGTAGCTGTTGAAAAAATAAAAACAACAGGCAAACCTTGCTTCCTTGTATGCAATACGTATCGCTTTCGTGCACACAGCATGTTTGATGCAGAACTGTATCGTGAAAAGAGTGAAGTGGAAGAATGGAAAAAACGTGATCCTATTCCAAAATTGCAACAACAACTACTTATTGAAAATCTGGTCACCACCAATGATATAGAAGCAATAAATAAAAGCGTAGAAGATGAAGTACAAAAAGCAGTTGATTTTGCAGAAGCAGGAACATGGGAACCGGTAGAAGAACTGATAAAATTTGTTTACAGTGAAAAACAAAATCTGAAATAA
- a CDS encoding alpha-ketoacid dehydrogenase subunit beta gives MSNNNVIKLTYREALKQAIREAMQKDESVFLMGEDVGRYGGSFAVSKGLLQEFGPERIMDVPLSESGFVGAGIGAALNGMRPIVEVMTVNFSLLAMDQIVNNAATLLHMSGGQMNVPVVIRMSCGIGRQLAAQHSHSWEPLYTHIAGLKVLSAGTHEDARGMLLTALQDPDPVIIFEYTYLLNKEAEIAANAGAVDITKAKVRREGKDISIITYGAAVYKALGAASELATMGIDAEVVDLRVLRPLDEATIFNSVKKTHRALLVEEAWASVNVSSEVSARIMENIFYELDAPVQRLGGVEVPIPYPKHLEDASIPQQADIVNKVKKMLQHD, from the coding sequence ATGAGCAATAACAACGTCATAAAACTCACCTACCGGGAAGCTTTGAAACAAGCCATACGCGAAGCTATGCAGAAAGATGAAAGCGTTTTTTTGATGGGTGAAGATGTGGGCCGCTATGGCGGATCTTTTGCTGTAAGTAAAGGATTACTGCAGGAGTTTGGCCCGGAACGCATTATGGATGTGCCTTTATCAGAATCGGGTTTTGTTGGTGCAGGCATAGGCGCTGCTTTAAACGGTATGCGCCCTATTGTGGAAGTGATGACAGTAAATTTTAGTTTGCTGGCAATGGACCAGATCGTTAACAATGCTGCCACGTTACTTCACATGTCAGGCGGGCAAATGAATGTGCCTGTAGTGATAAGAATGAGTTGTGGAATTGGAAGACAATTAGCAGCACAACATTCCCACAGTTGGGAACCACTATATACACATATTGCCGGATTAAAAGTACTATCGGCAGGAACACATGAAGACGCAAGGGGTATGTTGCTGACTGCATTACAAGATCCTGACCCGGTCATCATTTTTGAATACACTTACCTGTTAAACAAGGAAGCGGAGATTGCTGCAAATGCAGGTGCGGTAGATATTACAAAGGCAAAAGTGCGGCGTGAAGGGAAAGACATTTCTATCATCACGTACGGAGCCGCCGTTTATAAAGCATTGGGTGCAGCCAGTGAATTGGCAACAATGGGCATAGATGCAGAAGTAGTTGATTTGAGGGTATTGCGTCCGCTTGATGAAGCAACCATTTTTAACTCAGTAAAGAAAACGCACCGGGCATTGCTGGTGGAAGAAGCATGGGCTTCAGTAAATGTATCATCAGAAGTCAGCGCAAGAATTATGGAAAATATTTTTTACGAATTAGATGCACCTGTGCAAAGGCTTGGAGGCGTTGAGGTGCCAATCCCCTATCCCAAACATTTAGAAGATGCATCCATACCACAGCAGGCAGACATTGTTAATAAGGTAAAGAAAATGTTACAGCATGATTGA
- a CDS encoding DUF2061 domain-containing protein: MIEKLHPSTHHAEETLRRSIVKTISYRVVILILDFTSIYLFTGQVKVAVGFMIISNVYTTLGYFIHERIWDKIKWGKIIYKKS, translated from the coding sequence ATGATAGAAAAACTTCACCCAAGTACACATCATGCGGAAGAAACATTGCGCAGGTCTATTGTAAAAACTATTAGCTACAGGGTTGTTATTCTAATTCTTGACTTTACTTCCATTTACCTGTTTACAGGTCAGGTAAAAGTGGCTGTTGGTTTTATGATTATTAGCAATGTCTATACTACACTAGGTTATTTTATTCACGAAAGGATCTGGGATAAAATAAAATGGGGTAAGATAATTTATAAAAAAAGTTAA
- a CDS encoding zinc ribbon domain-containing protein: MKPENFCQSCSMPLDNPEMLGTEKDGSKSNEYCKYCYQNGAFINPNMTLKEMTSVVINQMEKMHIDSKTIDMAVSSLPHLKRWSMKSASL; the protein is encoded by the coding sequence ATGAAACCTGAAAATTTTTGCCAGAGTTGCAGCATGCCATTGGATAACCCGGAAATGCTGGGTACAGAAAAAGATGGAAGTAAAAGTAATGAGTACTGCAAATATTGTTACCAGAATGGAGCATTCATTAATCCGAATATGACATTAAAAGAAATGACCTCAGTGGTTATTAATCAAATGGAGAAAATGCATATTGATTCAAAGACAATAGATATGGCAGTAAGCAGCCTTCCTCATTTAAAAAGATGGAGCATGAAGTCAGCTTCATTATGA
- a CDS encoding universal stress protein, with protein MTNIKKILIAVDDGPTAEKVALSAFHFAHQLKAEMALVSVVDTASLMSEGGITVGELADIMTKEYKQNHQLLMDKIFKDVKVWSFVEKGKPHEEILKVAQEWEADLIVMGTHGRTGLAHLFMGSVAEKIVRHSEKPLFIIPTRP; from the coding sequence ATGACCAACATTAAAAAAATCCTGATAGCTGTTGATGATGGACCTACTGCTGAAAAAGTTGCTTTAAGTGCCTTTCATTTTGCACATCAGTTAAAGGCTGAGATGGCCCTGGTGAGTGTTGTTGATACAGCCTCCCTGATGAGCGAAGGTGGCATAACTGTGGGGGAATTGGCAGATATCATGACAAAAGAATACAAGCAAAACCACCAATTGCTGATGGATAAAATATTTAAAGATGTGAAAGTCTGGAGTTTTGTAGAAAAAGGAAAACCGCATGAAGAAATTTTAAAAGTAGCACAGGAATGGGAGGCGGATCTAATTGTTATGGGTACGCATGGCAGAACGGGCTTGGCTCATTTATTTATGGGCAGTGTTGCAGAAAAGATCGTAAGGCATTCAGAAAAACCATTGTTTATTATACCTACACGGCCATGA
- a CDS encoding acyl carrier protein translates to MNEQEIRQTIFQLLKKIAPDTEPEKLQPDDDIRHTLEIDSFDGLQFVVALDEHFGIETPEADYGKIDTLRNLVTYIMQRKK, encoded by the coding sequence ATGAACGAACAGGAAATAAGACAAACCATTTTTCAGTTGCTGAAAAAAATTGCGCCAGATACAGAACCCGAAAAACTGCAACCAGATGATGATATAAGACACACACTCGAAATTGATTCTTTTGATGGGTTGCAATTCGTTGTTGCATTAGACGAGCATTTTGGTATTGAAACGCCAGAAGCCGATTATGGAAAGATTGACACATTACGGAATTTGGTTACTTACATCATGCAGCGTAAGAAATGA
- a CDS encoding dihydrolipoamide acetyltransferase family protein, which yields MIEFKMPSLGADMEAGTLAEWLVKPGDTVKRGDIIAVVDTQKGLIDIEVFDEGTISELVIKENEKVPVGTVMALIESGKEDLTKKEAIKPTSKIEEKKATEKISVVATPQFIKASPLAKRIAAEKGIELNTIKGTGEDGAITKEDVEKAIIEKMAPAAEKKITTTENIRMAVAAAMSKSNREIPHYYLETKVDMRKALTWLTETNKQRTVKQRLLPVILLLKAVAKALVEIPDLNGYWENGLQQKQDINIGFVVSLRGGGVMIPAIHNADKKTIDELMAALNDIIPRARAMKLRSSELSESTITVTNLGEGNVETVYGVIYPPQVAIVGFGSITEEPWAEMGMLDVRPVINITLSADHRATDGATGSRFLMAVKNHLQKPEIL from the coding sequence ATGATTGAGTTTAAAATGCCCAGCCTTGGCGCTGATATGGAAGCAGGCACTTTGGCGGAGTGGCTGGTAAAGCCCGGCGATACAGTAAAGCGTGGAGATATTATTGCGGTGGTGGATACACAAAAAGGTTTGATAGATATTGAAGTGTTTGATGAAGGCACCATTAGTGAACTGGTGATCAAAGAAAATGAAAAAGTACCGGTGGGAACTGTAATGGCCTTGATTGAGTCTGGCAAAGAAGACTTAACAAAGAAAGAGGCAATAAAGCCAACTTCAAAAATTGAAGAAAAAAAAGCAACAGAAAAAATAAGTGTTGTGGCAACTCCTCAATTTATCAAAGCATCCCCATTAGCAAAAAGAATTGCAGCTGAAAAAGGCATTGAGTTAAATACAATAAAAGGTACAGGAGAAGACGGCGCTATTACAAAAGAAGACGTGGAGAAAGCCATCATAGAAAAAATGGCCCCCGCAGCAGAAAAGAAAATTACTACAACAGAAAATATCCGCATGGCGGTTGCTGCGGCTATGAGTAAATCCAACCGCGAAATACCCCATTATTATTTAGAGACAAAGGTGGATATGCGCAAGGCGTTGACCTGGTTAACAGAGACCAATAAACAACGAACCGTAAAACAACGTTTACTGCCGGTTATATTATTGTTGAAAGCGGTTGCAAAAGCACTTGTAGAAATTCCTGATCTGAATGGCTACTGGGAAAATGGTTTGCAACAAAAACAAGATATCAATATTGGCTTTGTTGTTTCATTGCGGGGCGGCGGCGTAATGATACCTGCTATTCATAATGCTGATAAAAAAACAATAGATGAACTAATGGCAGCGCTGAATGATATTATCCCAAGGGCAAGAGCAATGAAGTTGCGCAGTTCTGAGCTAAGTGAATCTACTATTACTGTTACAAACCTTGGAGAAGGCAATGTAGAAACTGTATATGGTGTTATTTATCCGCCACAGGTTGCCATTGTTGGTTTTGGAAGTATTACCGAAGAGCCCTGGGCAGAGATGGGTATGCTGGATGTAAGGCCCGTAATAAATATCACTTTATCCGCCGATCACCGTGCAACAGATGGGGCAACGGGTAGCCGTTTCTTAATGGCAGTAAAAAATCATTTGCAAAAACCGGAGATTTTATGA
- the hutI gene encoding imidazolonepropionase codes for MPRQLITNIGCLANVRSKTKLLRGAALAELPVINNAFLLIEDGIISEYGTMQQLETTSDKLKTINLQAYNANGATILPCWCDSHTHLIFAASREEEFVDKIKGKTYAEIAAKGGGILNSARNLNATPENGLYEKALLRLQELIKLGTGAIEIKSGYGLTVEAELKMLRVIKRLKESVSIPVKATFLGAHAYPEKYKEDHEGYIQLIINEMLPNIAAEELADYIDVFCEQGFFSVDDMIRICEAGAKYGLRPKLHVNQLNSIGGIEAGIKLGAISLDHLETMNDAEINALADSNTIGTLLPTAAFFLRMQYQPARQLIDNGCAIALATDFNPGSSPSGNMNFVVSLSCIQMKMLPEEAINAATINAAHAMEVQQETGSITIGKKANLIFTKPVSSIAYLPYSFGSDMIDKVMINGTFV; via the coding sequence ATGCCTAGACAATTGATAACAAATATCGGCTGCCTTGCCAATGTACGTTCCAAAACAAAATTATTGCGTGGCGCAGCACTTGCTGAACTGCCTGTAATAAATAATGCCTTTCTGCTAATTGAAGACGGTATTATTAGCGAATATGGAACCATGCAGCAACTCGAAACCACAAGCGATAAACTAAAAACAATAAACCTTCAAGCATACAACGCAAATGGCGCTACTATTCTTCCCTGTTGGTGCGATAGTCATACACATCTCATTTTTGCAGCCAGCCGTGAAGAAGAATTCGTAGATAAAATAAAAGGAAAAACTTATGCAGAGATAGCTGCAAAAGGCGGCGGCATTTTAAACTCGGCTCGTAACCTTAATGCAACGCCGGAAAATGGATTGTATGAAAAAGCTTTATTGCGTTTGCAGGAATTAATTAAGCTCGGTACAGGTGCTATTGAGATAAAAAGCGGTTATGGATTAACAGTAGAAGCAGAATTAAAAATGCTGCGCGTAATAAAGCGTTTAAAAGAATCAGTGAGTATTCCTGTGAAAGCAACATTTCTTGGCGCACATGCTTATCCTGAAAAATACAAAGAAGATCATGAAGGTTATATTCAACTCATCATTAATGAGATGCTTCCCAATATTGCGGCAGAAGAACTTGCCGATTATATTGATGTGTTTTGTGAACAGGGTTTTTTTTCTGTTGATGACATGATACGTATTTGTGAAGCAGGCGCTAAATATGGATTAAGACCTAAACTGCATGTAAATCAGTTAAACAGTATTGGCGGTATAGAAGCTGGTATAAAACTCGGCGCAATTTCGTTGGATCATCTGGAAACAATGAATGATGCTGAAATAAATGCATTAGCTGATAGCAACACCATCGGCACATTATTGCCCACTGCCGCATTCTTTCTTCGCATGCAATACCAGCCTGCAAGGCAATTGATAGATAATGGCTGTGCTATTGCATTGGCAACAGATTTTAATCCGGGATCATCACCAAGCGGTAATATGAATTTTGTTGTTTCGCTGAGTTGTATACAAATGAAAATGTTGCCCGAAGAAGCTATAAATGCAGCAACTATCAATGCAGCACATGCAATGGAAGTACAACAGGAAACAGGAAGTATAACCATTGGTAAAAAAGCAAACCTGATTTTTACAAAACCAGTTTCATCCATTGCTTACCTGCCTTATTCTTTCGGTTCTGATATGATTGATAAAGTGATGATCAATGGAACATTTGTATAA
- the acsA gene encoding acetate--CoA ligase codes for MKNSSAAILKKYLAPNLTDYEILSGSFNWQDEQRLLNGLPEGKGLNIAYEAVERHAKGKSKDTIALRCIHKDRTTKDFTYYDLHKLSSRFANLLTTLGVKKGESVFALTGRIPELYIAALGTLKTTAVFCPLYAVFGPEPVFQRLSKGDAKVLITTTALFEKKVKPLLERLPSLQFILLTDKAAHINEKVLSLLRLMEEAHDEYIIPPTDPETPALLHFTSGTTGMPKGAMHVHGAVLTHYTTGKYVLDFHEGDIFWCTADPGWVTGTSYGIIAPLVNAVTNIVDEEEFDAARWYSILEEQKVNVWYTAPTAIRRLMRMDIQPKENYDLENLRLICSVGEPLHAEAVLWGEKTFGMPILDNWWQTETGGIMIANYRSMKVRPGSMGKPLPGVEAAIAEVTDSEIKIVTEPYKQGHLVLKKGWPSMFRAYLYEEERYKKCFRGDWYLTGDLAKKDEDGYYWFVGRADDIIKTSGHMVGPFEVESALMEHAAVAEAAVIGKPDPMIGELVKAFVVLKTGFIADEKLQLDIIGYARKKLGPAVAPKELAFVDGLPKTKSGKILRRLLKARELGLPEGDLSTLEKEN; via the coding sequence ATGAAAAATTCATCTGCTGCTATATTGAAGAAATATCTTGCTCCCAATTTAACGGACTATGAAATCTTAAGTGGTTCTTTTAACTGGCAGGATGAACAAAGATTGCTGAATGGCTTGCCGGAAGGCAAAGGACTGAACATTGCTTATGAAGCAGTGGAACGTCATGCAAAAGGAAAATCAAAAGATACAATTGCCCTTCGCTGCATACACAAAGACAGGACCACGAAAGATTTTACTTATTATGATTTACATAAACTCAGTTCCCGTTTCGCGAACTTGCTCACAACGTTAGGCGTTAAGAAAGGTGAAAGCGTATTTGCACTTACAGGTAGAATTCCCGAATTATATATTGCAGCATTAGGCACATTAAAAACAACTGCCGTGTTTTGCCCTTTGTATGCGGTGTTTGGCCCTGAGCCGGTGTTTCAGCGTTTGAGTAAGGGCGATGCAAAAGTGCTCATCACAACGACTGCATTATTTGAAAAGAAAGTAAAACCATTGCTCGAAAGATTGCCCTCTCTTCAGTTTATTTTATTAACGGATAAAGCAGCACATATCAATGAGAAAGTATTATCACTTCTCCGGTTAATGGAAGAAGCACATGATGAATATATTATTCCTCCAACTGATCCTGAAACCCCTGCTCTGCTGCATTTCACCAGCGGCACTACAGGTATGCCCAAAGGCGCAATGCATGTTCATGGCGCTGTGCTTACGCATTACACAACAGGCAAATATGTGCTCGATTTTCACGAAGGAGATATTTTCTGGTGCACGGCAGATCCCGGCTGGGTTACGGGAACTTCTTATGGTATTATTGCTCCACTGGTAAATGCTGTTACCAATATAGTTGATGAAGAAGAATTTGATGCGGCAAGATGGTATTCCATTTTAGAAGAACAAAAAGTGAATGTATGGTACACTGCTCCCACAGCCATCCGCAGGTTGATGCGCATGGATATTCAGCCAAAAGAAAACTATGATCTCGAGAACCTTCGTCTCATTTGCAGTGTAGGTGAACCATTACATGCAGAAGCCGTACTATGGGGAGAAAAAACTTTTGGTATGCCCATACTGGATAACTGGTGGCAAACAGAAACCGGCGGTATTATGATCGCCAACTATCGCTCCATGAAAGTAAGACCCGGCAGCATGGGCAAACCGTTACCTGGCGTAGAGGCTGCCATCGCAGAAGTAACAGACAGTGAAATAAAAATTGTAACAGAACCATACAAACAAGGTCACCTGGTATTGAAGAAAGGCTGGCCTTCCATGTTTCGTGCTTACCTGTACGAGGAAGAGCGCTATAAAAAATGTTTTCGCGGCGACTGGTATCTCACCGGCGACCTCGCAAAGAAGGATGAAGACGGTTATTACTGGTTTGTTGGCCGCGCAGATGATATTATCAAAACTTCGGGACATATGGTTGGACCCTTTGAAGTAGAAAGTGCATTAATGGAACATGCTGCCGTTGCAGAAGCTGCTGTAATCGGCAAACCTGATCCTATGATCGGCGAATTGGTAAAAGCATTTGTGGTATTGAAAACAGGGTTCATTGCAGATGAAAAATTACAGTTGGATATAATCGGTTATGCAAGAAAAAAATTGGGTCCTGCAGTTGCGCCGAAAGAGCTGGCATTTGTAGATGGCTTACCAAAAACAAAAAGCGGAAAAATATTAAGGCGGTTATTAAAAGCAAGAGAGTTGGGATTGCCGGAAGGTGATCTGTCAACATTGGAAAAGGAGAATTAG